CATTGGTCCCATATTTTGCACCTGATCCAACTGATCGATGAAATCATTGAAATCAAAGGTGTTTTCGCGCATCTTCTCAGCCATTTCAAGGGCTTTTTGCTCATCGTATTCTTGAGAAGCTTTCTCAATCAAAGTGAGCATATCCCCCATGCCAAGGATACGACTAGACATACGGTCTGGGTGGAAGGTCTCAATGTCCGTAATCTTTTCACCTGTACCAGCGAACTTGATTGGTTTTCCAGTAATGTGACGAACAGATAGAGCCGCACCACCACGAGTATCCCCATCAATCTTGGTAAGGATAACCCCAGTTACTTCTAACTGAGCATTAAACTCACGCGCAACATTGGCCGCTTCTTGACCAATCATGGCATCAACGACGAGCAGAATTTCATTTGGTTGAGCTAGTGCTTTCACGTCACGAAGCTCATTCATCAAAAGCTCATCAATCTGCAAACGACCCGCCGTATCAATCAAGACATAGTCATTATGATTAGTTTGGGCTTGTTCCAAACCTTGACGTACAATCTCAACAGCTGGTACTTCTGTTCCAAGTGCAAAGACAGGCACATCAATCTGTTGCCCCAAGGTCTTAAGCTGGTCAATGGCAGCTGGACGATAAATATCCGCCGCAATCATCAAAGGACGGGCATTTTCTTCTTTCTTGAGTTTATTGGCCAATTTACCGGCAAAAGTTGTTTTACCAGCCCCCTGTAAACCAACCATCATGATGATGGTTGGAATCTTAGGTGACTTGATAATCTCAGCCGTATCAGAACCTAAAACAGTTGTCAGTTCCTCATCAACGATTTTAATAATTTGTTGCGCAGGATTAAGGGTATCAATGACCTCATGCCCGACTGCACGCTCACGAACTTTCTTGATAAAGTCCTTTACAACAGGCAAGGCAACGTCGGCCTCAAGCAAGGCCAAGCGAATTTCTTTGGTTGCCTCTTGGACATCAGATTCAGAGATTTTTCCTTTTTTACGTAGATTTTTAAAGACGTTCTGCAAACGTTCTGTTAAACTTTCAAATGCCATTTTTCTTCCTCTTATTCTCTATTATCAATGCTTGTTAAAATTTCTATCTGCTCCTGCAGAAAGTCATCCTTGGGATAGCGCTCCAAAATCTGGTCAAAAATCTGACTGCGGACAATGTAGTCAGAGTACATGTGCAATTTCATCTCATAATCTTCCAGAATCTTTTCTGTCCGCTTGATATTATCATAGACAGCCTGACGACTGACACCAAACTCCTCGGCAATCTCAGCAAGGCTGTAATCATCAGCGTAGTAGAGCTCGATATAATTCATTTGCTTATCTGTCAAAAGCGCCGCATAAAATTCAAAGAGCGCATTCATACGATTGGTTTTTTCGATTTCCATAACTTTTATTATACCAAAAAATAGCCTAATCTACCACATTAGCAAGCTCATCCAAGAAGATAGCGAGCTAAATTTGAAAAAACAAGAGACTAGCCCCAAGTAATTTCCAATTGATAGCTGGCAAAGGGATGTCCCTCTTGATTTTGTAGTTGATAATTTAGTTCAATCTTTTGCCCATCCACTTGATAACGATTCGTTTGGATGATAAACTCCTGCATGCCCATAGGTGTAGGAATATAGGCTAAACTATCGCTATCCTTTAGAAAGCGCATAATGGTCTTGGGATTAGAAAATCGGCTCATCACCAGTTCTTGACTATGAAATTTAATCACTACTTTTTCCTTTTCCTCATTATAAAAAAGCAGGTAGCTATAATCTCCTTTTTCATGCACTTCTACATCATAGAGTTGGTCAATCACTTCCAACTGCTCATCAAACCGAATCGTATTTCGCATCCGAATCTTCACATCAGGTCCTCTTTCTTGTCTCTTGTCCTACTATTTTACCAAAAACTCTAGCTTTTTGCTATAATGGTCATATGAACGAAAAAGTATTCCGTGACCCAGTTCACAACTACATCCATGTCAATAATCAAATCATCTATGACTTGATTAATACAAAAGAATTTCAGCGTTTGCGCCGGATTAAGCAACTGGGAACTTCCAGTTATACCTTCCACGGTGGGGAGCACAGCCGCTTCTCTCACTGTCTAGGAGTCTATGAGATTGCTCGTCGTATCACGGAGATTTTTGAAGAAAAATACCCTGAGGAATGGAATCCTGCCGAGTCTCTCTTGACCATGACAGCTGCTCTCCTACATGACCTTGGGCATGGTGCCTATTCCCATACTTTTGAACATCTCTTTGATACAGACCATGAAGCGATTACTCAAGAGATTATCCAAAGCCCTGAAACGGAGATTCACCAAGTCCTGCTACAAGTGGCACCAGATTTTCCAGAAAAGGTAGCCAGTGTCATTGACCATACCTATCCTAACAAGCAGGTCGTGCAACTCATTTCTAGTCAAATTGATGCAGACCGCATGGACTATCTCTTGCGCGACTCCTATTTTACAGGAGCATCCTATGGGGAATTTGACCTTACTCGCATACTCCGAGTCATTCGTCCTGTCGAAAATGGTATCGCCTTTCAGCGCAATGGCATGCACGCCATCGAAGACTATGTCCTCAGTCGCTACCAGATGTATATGCAGGTCTATTTCCACCCAGCAACACGGGCCATGGAGGTCCTCCTTCAAAACCTTCTCAAACGGGCTAAGGAACTCTATCCTGAAGACAAGGACTTCTTTTCACGAACTTCTCCACACCTCCTGCCTTTCTTTGAAAAAAATGTGACCTTGTCTGACTATCTAGCTCTGGATGATGGTGTGATGAATACCTACTTCCAGCTCTGGATGACCAGTCCTGACAAGATTCTCGCAGACTTGTCGCAACGCTTTGTCAACCGCAAGGTCTTTAAATCCATCACCTTTTCACAAGAGGACCAAGACCAACTCGCTAGACTGAGAAAATTGGTTGAGGACATTGGCTTTGATCCCGATTACTATACTGCCATTCATAAGAACTTTGACCTCCCTTATGATATCTATCGTCCCGAATCTGAAAATCCACGGACACAGATTGAGATTTTACAAAAAAATGGAGAACTGGCTGAACTCTCTAGCCTGTCTCCTATCGTCCAATCCCTTGCTGGCAGTCGACACGGAGATAATCGCTTTTATTTTCCAAAGGAAATGTTGGACCAAAACAGTATCTTCGCAAGTATCACCCAGCAATTTTTACACTTGATTGAGAACGATCATTTTACCCCAAATAAAAACTAGAAGAGGAAATTTATGAGTATTAAACTAATTGCCGTTGATATTGACGGAACCCTAGTCAACAGCCAAAAAGAGATTACTTCTGAGGTCTTTTCTGCCATCCAAGACGCCAAAGAAGCTGGTGTCAAAGTCGTGATTGCAACTGGACGCCCTATCGCAGGTGTTGCCAAACTTCTAGACGACTTGCAGTTGAGAGACGAGGGTGACTATGTCGTAACCTTCAACGGTGCCCTTGTCCAAGAAACTGCTACAGGACATGAGATTATCAGCGAATCCTTGACTTATGAGGATTATCTGGATATGGAATTTCTCAGTCGTAAGCTCGGTGTCCACATGCACGCTATTACCAAGGACGGCATCTACACAGCCAATCGCAATATCGGAAAATACACTGTGCACGAATCAACCCTCGTCAGCATGCCCATCTTCTACCGTACACCTGAAGAAATGGCTGGCAAGGAAATCGTCAAATGTATGTTCATCGATGAACCAGAAATTCTCGATGCTGCCATTGAAAAGATACCAGCCGAATTTTATGAGAGCTACTCCATCAACAAATCTGCTCCTTTCTACCTTGAACTCCTTAAAAAGAATGTGGATAAAGGTTCAGCCATCACTCACCTAGCTGAAAAACTCGGATTGACCAAAGATGAAACCATGGCTATCGGTGACGAAGAAAACGACCGTGCCATGCTAGAAGTCGTTGGTAACCCCGTTGTCATGGAAAACGGAAATCCAGAAATCAAAAAAATCGCCAAATACATCACTAAAACAAATGACGAATCCGGCGTTGCCCATGCCATCCGTACATGGGTACTGTAAAATAATTTGAATATAAAAAAAGCACTCCAGAAGTTAGAGATAATGTACTGACCCCAAAAGTTAGACAGAAAAAATCTTACTTTTGGGGTGCAGTTTAAGATTCAGTATTTTTGGTTTCTAGTTCTATCCCCTTAATAATTATTAAATCTGAAAAAGGTAGTACATTATGTAAAACCTTTTTCAATTTTTTATTTTACTACAAATTAATATTATTTTTTCTAATGATAATTGATTCACTAATCTTCCTTTATAAATATTGCAGTGCTTTTCTTAATTAGCTTTTTTTCATAACTCTTTATAAGAATAACCAATAAACTACTTAGTAATCCCAAAATAACTAGACTTAATCTCGGGTTTAAAAGCCAATTAAAATAAGCAGCCAGTATCCCTCCAAAAGGAGCAAAAATGGTAGCTATTACAAAAGAACTAGAAAGTATTTTACCAATATTATACTCAGTACTTTCTTGTTGCTGTATTGTTGTAATTGATACAGAAGCTATTGTAATTAGTCCACTCAAAATTGAGTAACAAATTCCAAAAAAAATCCAATTTTCTACTATTCCGCTTACCATAATGACAAGTGGGATAGTTGCCATTGATATATTCATTAAGATAAAGGTATCCTTCTTATTCAAAAAAGTAGAAAGAAAGGTTACTGCTATCAAACTTCCAAATCCAGCAATTGAGTAAACAATCCCAACAAGACTATTTGATAATTTTAATTGATCCTGTAAATAATAAATAATCGTTGCATTGAAGCCTAGCATAGCAATATTCACAACAATAGTAAAGAGTAAAGAAATCCTCAACTTAATATTTGTAAAGTTCTCTTTAAAACCTACAAAAATTTCTTTTATATCATCATTACCATTCTCCTTGTGTTCTTGATCTGGAATATATGAAATTAGTATTGAAAGAAATAACAATAAGAAAGAAGCACTATTTATAAAAAAAATACTATTAATATTAAACTTTAACATTAATACCCCTGCTATAGCTGGAGAAATTAATTTTGAAATAGTTCGTACACCTTGAAATTGAGAATTATATTTTTGTAATTCTTCCTTCTCAAATAAAGCAGGAGTAATGACTGAGAATCCCGTTTGAAAAAGTGTCGAAAATAAAGGTATCAAAAATGCAATAACGTAGTAAAAAAATATAGAAACTGAATATTTAGATAATATCGGTATTACACTACATAATAATGCAGGTATTAATGTAGACCATAATAGTATTTTTTTCTTATTAAAATTATCTAATAAGTAACCCATAACGAATCCCAACAAGAATTGAGGTAACAATTCAATAATCACCATTCCTCCCATTGCAAAAGACGAATGAAATTTTTGGTAAATTAAGATTGGAAAAGCAATTTTCTGAAATCTATCTCCAACATTTGATATAAACTCACCAAAAGTAATTGTATAAAACGTTTTCTTGTTAATATCCAAAATGTCCCTTCTTTCTAGTTAAACCACGATGAATATCACTTTTTATTAAATCGGTAAGACTTATTCCAAACCTCTTTGCAAGAGTTGGTACCGCACTATTTTCACTTAAACCATACATAGTTACTAACTCAATGAAATATACATCCTCGCCAGATACTCTAAAATCAAGATAACAAGTACCATCTATTTCATAATAATCCAATCATGACCACCCGTCAAACGGGTGGTTTGTCCCAGGACTATAAGCCCAAACTACCAGCCAGCGCCTAAAGACGCTGGCTTTCACGTTGTTCAAGCCTTATTGCTCTTGACTCGTCACTTGCCTCTCAAAGAGGCTTTAGTATCACTTACCACTATCCCTAAAGGCATCCTTCTTATTCAAAAAAGTAGAAAGAAAGGTTACTGCTATTAAACTTCCAAATCCAGCAGTTGAGTAAACAATCCCAACAAGACTATTTGATAATTTCAATTACGTCCATTTTTTTCTCTCATTAATTGGACATAGCCCTTTGTTTCTATTTTTGAATTTAAAAACGAGAACTCTCTGCACATTTTCTCATAAAAATTATTATAATCTTCTTTTGAAAAATCTCCTAAAATCTCTATTTCAAGATAAAATCCAAGACCATCAATCTTATCTAGATTAATCGTTTTATTTTCTAATGCGTCATGATAAGTCTTTCTATATTTACTTATTGTGAAAATATTTGAAAAACCATCTTGCAAGATATTCCTTACAAATTCTAATTTTTCAGATTCCAACTCTATTTCACTTTCACTCCACATTCCTTGTTTTATCGTATCTTTTCTTGTGAAAACACTTGCTCTATTATCATCTTCTTGGCGAATTCTGTAGATAAAGCTACCTACCTCATCATTTTCAAATTCTCTTCCTTTTGTTTTAAAATATTCATCAACTTGCTTATTTTCACTCTTGAATTTATAAGATTTTTCTAAAT
This portion of the Streptococcus mitis B6 genome encodes:
- the ffh gene encoding signal recognition particle protein — its product is MAFESLTERLQNVFKNLRKKGKISESDVQEATKEIRLALLEADVALPVVKDFIKKVRERAVGHEVIDTLNPAQQIIKIVDEELTTVLGSDTAEIIKSPKIPTIIMMVGLQGAGKTTFAGKLANKLKKEENARPLMIAADIYRPAAIDQLKTLGQQIDVPVFALGTEVPAVEIVRQGLEQAQTNHNDYVLIDTAGRLQIDELLMNELRDVKALAQPNEILLVVDAMIGQEAANVAREFNAQLEVTGVILTKIDGDTRGGAALSVRHITGKPIKFAGTGEKITDIETFHPDRMSSRILGMGDMLTLIEKASQEYDEQKALEMAEKMRENTFDFNDFIDQLDQVQNMGPMEDLLKMIPGMANNPALQNMKVDERQIARKRAIVSSMTPEERENPDLLNPSRRRRIAAGSGNTFVEVNKFIKDFNQAKQLMQGVMSGDMNKMMKQMGINPNNLPKNMPNMGGMDMSALEGMMGQGGMPDLSALGGAGMPDMSQMFGGGLKGKIGEFAMKQSMKRMANKMKKAKKKRK
- a CDS encoding putative DNA-binding protein — protein: MEIEKTNRMNALFEFYAALLTDKQMNYIELYYADDYSLAEIAEEFGVSRQAVYDNIKRTEKILEDYEMKLHMYSDYIVRSQIFDQILERYPKDDFLQEQIEILTSIDNRE
- a CDS encoding DUF1934 domain-containing protein; translated protein: MKIRMRNTIRFDEQLEVIDQLYDVEVHEKGDYSYLLFYNEEKEKVVIKFHSQELVMSRFSNPKTIMRFLKDSDSLAYIPTPMGMQEFIIQTNRYQVDGQKIELNYQLQNQEGHPFASYQLEITWG
- a CDS encoding HD domain-containing protein, with amino-acid sequence MNEKVFRDPVHNYIHVNNQIIYDLINTKEFQRLRRIKQLGTSSYTFHGGEHSRFSHCLGVYEIARRITEIFEEKYPEEWNPAESLLTMTAALLHDLGHGAYSHTFEHLFDTDHEAITQEIIQSPETEIHQVLLQVAPDFPEKVASVIDHTYPNKQVVQLISSQIDADRMDYLLRDSYFTGASYGEFDLTRILRVIRPVENGIAFQRNGMHAIEDYVLSRYQMYMQVYFHPATRAMEVLLQNLLKRAKELYPEDKDFFSRTSPHLLPFFEKNVTLSDYLALDDGVMNTYFQLWMTSPDKILADLSQRFVNRKVFKSITFSQEDQDQLARLRKLVEDIGFDPDYYTAIHKNFDLPYDIYRPESENPRTQIEILQKNGELAELSSLSPIVQSLAGSRHGDNRFYFPKEMLDQNSIFASITQQFLHLIENDHFTPNKN
- the yidA gene encoding sugar-phosphatase yields the protein MSIKLIAVDIDGTLVNSQKEITSEVFSAIQDAKEAGVKVVIATGRPIAGVAKLLDDLQLRDEGDYVVTFNGALVQETATGHEIISESLTYEDYLDMEFLSRKLGVHMHAITKDGIYTANRNIGKYTVHESTLVSMPIFYRTPEEMAGKEIVKCMFIDEPEILDAAIEKIPAEFYESYSINKSAPFYLELLKKNVDKGSAITHLAEKLGLTKDETMAIGDEENDRAMLEVVGNPVVMENGNPEIKKIAKYITKTNDESGVAHAIRTWVL
- a CDS encoding MFS transporter, which gives rise to MDINKKTFYTITFGEFISNVGDRFQKIAFPILIYQKFHSSFAMGGMVIIELLPQFLLGFVMGYLLDNFNKKKILLWSTLIPALLCSVIPILSKYSVSIFFYYVIAFLIPLFSTLFQTGFSVITPALFEKEELQKYNSQFQGVRTISKLISPAIAGVLMLKFNINSIFFINSASFLLLFLSILISYIPDQEHKENGNDDIKEIFVGFKENFTNIKLRISLLFTIVVNIAMLGFNATIIYYLQDQLKLSNSLVGIVYSIAGFGSLIAVTFLSTFLNKKDTFILMNISMATIPLVIMVSGIVENWIFFGICYSILSGLITIASVSITTIQQQESTEYNIGKILSSSFVIATIFAPFGGILAAYFNWLLNPRLSLVILGLLSSLLVILIKSYEKKLIKKSTAIFIKED
- a CDS encoding CYTH domain-containing protein; its protein translation is MNELEVRFELNDERDYNNAISYLEKSYKFKSENKQVDEYFKTKGREFENDEVGSFIYRIRQEDDNRASVFTRKDTIKQGMWSESEIELESEKLEFVRNILQDGFSNIFTISKYRKTYHDALENKTINLDKIDGLGFYLEIEILGDFSKEDYNNFYEKMCREFSFLNSKIETKGYVQLMREKNGRN